A window of the Bactrocera neohumeralis isolate Rockhampton unplaced genomic scaffold, APGP_CSIRO_Bneo_wtdbg2-racon-allhic-juicebox.fasta_v2 cluster09, whole genome shotgun sequence genome harbors these coding sequences:
- the LOC126764489 gene encoding uncharacterized protein LOC126764489: MAEMMDAKLKKDKIRRREKPNKKWTEEEVGQVLNYLQEHPSFEMPSAQIFYKKLLLETGIAADWNLVRWKVRNMRTAYNKAEQWRNGTGAGLLEEQGIESIDQKLSKMCPHYKRLQSIFFKSKSADSTQYVFQSEDGTTNHGECEIIQQSEYDSGSMFVDEIATTTESEHDYVFYTLPNDIEIATPVSSKRAQNINDNKAVEFAEKMRKSAPKTAISKLSALQSERNELQMQRLELEKEKHRNYMEREEKRISIEKEKFVLEKERHEKMFELEKEKFAIEKENNKDKLKILTMELEMKERLARFELELKQKLSFF, translated from the exons ATGGCTGAAATGATGGACGCT AAGTTAAAAAAGGATAAAATAAGGCGGCGGGAAAAACCTAATAAGAAATGGACAGAAGAAGAAGTGGGACAAGTTCTTAACTATTTGCAGGAGCATCCGTCGTTTGAA ATGCCTTCTgcacaaattttttacaaaaaattactaTTAGAAACAGGAATCGCAGCAGATTGGAATTTAGTTCGGTGGAAAGTACGCAACATGCGCACCGCATACAACAAAGCAGAGCAGTGGAGAAATGGGACAGGCGCCGGCCTGTTAGAGGAACAAGGTATCGAAAGTATTGATC aAAAACTGAGCAAGATGTGTCCACATTATAAGCGATTGCAGAGCATATTTTTTAAGAGCAAATCGGCAGACTCGACACAGTACGTGTTCCAGTCCGAAGATGGTACAACTAATCATGGTGAATGTGAAATTATTCAGCAGAGCGAATATGACAGTGGTAGTATGTTCGTTGACGAAATTGCGACAACGACTGAAAGCGAACATGATTATGTATTTTATACGTTGCCGAATGATATCGAAATTGCAACACCAGTTTCTTCTAAACGAGCTCAAAATATAAATGACAACAAGGCAGTAGAATTCGCTGAAAAGATGAGGAAATCGGCACCGAAAACAGCAATTAGCAAATTATCTGCACTACAATCGGAAAGAAATGAGCTACAAATGCAACGCTTAGAATTAGAAAAGGAGAAACACAGAAACTACATGGAAAGGGAGGAAAAACGGATAAGTATAGAAAAGGAAAAGTTTGTTTTGGAAAAAGAAAGACACGAGAAGATGTTTGAgctggaaaaagaaaaatttgccaTAGAAAAAGAGaacaataaagataaattaaaaattttgactatGGAGCTGGAGATGAAGGAGCGGCTAGCACGTTTTGAGTTAGAACTAAAACAGAAGctaagttttttttag